From Penaeus monodon isolate SGIC_2016 chromosome 42, NSTDA_Pmon_1, whole genome shotgun sequence, one genomic window encodes:
- the LOC119599282 gene encoding coiled-coil domain-containing protein 157-like isoform X1 — translation MFGLLLFSFCVAGWAASTPTGDATSETPYAHERCPCVVLRQEDFAHLLADFRNISEGDTTMMAQMEQLSQTQKTQTLQLNHSLHEVTPGMQRLSEVLSPLLQEDSIFGRDAFVRELLVNIKEQESQMQDLRREWTRTAAATRHLEDDDLTLQIDLSLQEIQQREDAIEQVKLSIQDTNEENQQHLAKASATAVETLSRRGEMQALKGQVTQLKALYAQKQATKTQLEQQITELESDKSEIQQEIAQLEKKAKILKNVIVVPNDEKTSLQKSIAWLKEAIKKRQTENTQFQIAIAQLNGTISQLVTENELQSNKRETIKAELKGLQVSLNFPEEQERSAARNFCGDRKRTSERLYLANIIWHISDAYLLYSLYVKLQFF, via the exons ATGTTCGGGCTGTTGCTATTCTCCTTCTGCGTCGCTGGGTGGGCGGCCTCTACGCCCACGGGAGATGCCACTTCCGAGACGCCCTACGCCCACGAGAGGTGCCCTTGCGTCGTCCTTCGTCAGGAGGATTTCGCTCACTTGCTCGCCGACTTCAGGAACATCTCTGAAG GTGATACTACAATGATGGCACAAATGGAACAGCTGTCCCAGACGCAGAAAACGCAGACTCTGCAACTAAATCATA GTCTGCATGAGGTCACGCCCGGCATGCAGCGCCTTTCGGAGGTCCTCTCTCCCTTGCTGCAGGAGGACAGCATCTTCGGCAGAG ACGCTTTCGTAAGAGAACTGctggtaaatataaaagaacaGGAGAGCCAGATGCAGGACCTGCGTCGGGAGTGGACTCGGACGGCCGCCGCCACGCGACACCTTGAGGACGACGACCTGACTCTTCAGATCGACCTCAGCCTCCAGGAGATTCAGCAACGGGAGGACGCGATCGAACAAGTGAAGCTAAGTATCCAGGACACGAATGAAGAGAATCAGCAGCACCTAGCCAAAGCCAGTGCCACAGCCGTCGAAACACTTTCCCGTCGAGGCGAAATGCAAGCACTGAAGGGCCAGGTGACGCAGCTGAAAGCACTTTACGCTCAAAAGCAGGCGACCAAGACCCAGCTGGAGCAGCAGATCACCGAGCTGGAAAGCGACAAGAGTGAAATCCAGCAGGAAATAGCTCAGCtggaaaagaaagcgaaaatcCTCAAGAATGTTATAGTCGTACCTAATGATGAGAAAACGAGCCTACAAAAATCGATCGCATGGTTAAAGGAGGCTATAAagaagaggcagacagaaaaTACCCAGTTCCAAATAGCAATTGCTCAACTGAATGGCACAATAAGTCAACTGGTAACTGAGAATGAACTGCAGAGCAACAAAAGGGAGACTATCAAAGCAGAATTAAAGGGACTTCAAGTTTCACTGAATTTCCCTGAGGAACAAGAAAGATCAGCAGCAAGAAATTTTTGCGGCGACAGAAAGAGAACGTCTGAGCGACTGTATTTAGCAAATATTATCTGGCACATTTCCGACGCATACCTCCTCTACAGTCTATATGTGAAGCTACAGTTTTTCTGA
- the LOC119599282 gene encoding coiled-coil domain-containing protein 157-like isoform X3, with protein MFGLLLFSFCVAGWAASTPTGDATSETPYAHERCPCVVLRQEDFAHLLADFRNISEGLHEVTPGMQRLSEVLSPLLQEDSIFGRDAFVRELLVNIKEQESQMQDLRREWTRTAAATRHLEDDDLTLQIDLSLQEIQQREDAIEQVKLSIQDTNEENQQHLAKASATAVETLSRRGEMQALKGQVTQLKALYAQKQATKTQLEQQITELESDKSEIQQEIAQLEKKAKILKNVIVVPNDEKTSLQKSIAWLKEAIKKRQTENTQFQIAIAQLNGTISQLVTENELQSNKRETIKAELKGLQVSLNFPEEQERSAARNFCGDRKRTSERLYLANIIWHISDAYLLYSLYVKLQFF; from the exons ATGTTCGGGCTGTTGCTATTCTCCTTCTGCGTCGCTGGGTGGGCGGCCTCTACGCCCACGGGAGATGCCACTTCCGAGACGCCCTACGCCCACGAGAGGTGCCCTTGCGTCGTCCTTCGTCAGGAGGATTTCGCTCACTTGCTCGCCGACTTCAGGAACATCTCTGAAG GTCTGCATGAGGTCACGCCCGGCATGCAGCGCCTTTCGGAGGTCCTCTCTCCCTTGCTGCAGGAGGACAGCATCTTCGGCAGAG ACGCTTTCGTAAGAGAACTGctggtaaatataaaagaacaGGAGAGCCAGATGCAGGACCTGCGTCGGGAGTGGACTCGGACGGCCGCCGCCACGCGACACCTTGAGGACGACGACCTGACTCTTCAGATCGACCTCAGCCTCCAGGAGATTCAGCAACGGGAGGACGCGATCGAACAAGTGAAGCTAAGTATCCAGGACACGAATGAAGAGAATCAGCAGCACCTAGCCAAAGCCAGTGCCACAGCCGTCGAAACACTTTCCCGTCGAGGCGAAATGCAAGCACTGAAGGGCCAGGTGACGCAGCTGAAAGCACTTTACGCTCAAAAGCAGGCGACCAAGACCCAGCTGGAGCAGCAGATCACCGAGCTGGAAAGCGACAAGAGTGAAATCCAGCAGGAAATAGCTCAGCtggaaaagaaagcgaaaatcCTCAAGAATGTTATAGTCGTACCTAATGATGAGAAAACGAGCCTACAAAAATCGATCGCATGGTTAAAGGAGGCTATAAagaagaggcagacagaaaaTACCCAGTTCCAAATAGCAATTGCTCAACTGAATGGCACAATAAGTCAACTGGTAACTGAGAATGAACTGCAGAGCAACAAAAGGGAGACTATCAAAGCAGAATTAAAGGGACTTCAAGTTTCACTGAATTTCCCTGAGGAACAAGAAAGATCAGCAGCAAGAAATTTTTGCGGCGACAGAAAGAGAACGTCTGAGCGACTGTATTTAGCAAATATTATCTGGCACATTTCCGACGCATACCTCCTCTACAGTCTATATGTGAAGCTACAGTTTTTCTGA
- the LOC119599282 gene encoding protein Hook homolog 1-like isoform X2, translating into MFGLLLFSFCVAGWAASTPTGDATSETPYAHERCPCVVLRQEDFAHLLADFRNISEGDTTMMAQMEQLSQTQKTQTLQLNHSLHEVTPGMQRLSEVLSPLLQEDSIFGREIRSCTNISEVLQARTSLNENQIREQQEANTQLKAKRREMEERIRQARITKQQLQEKLLQLQMEELQLKHEEVQAKTKSLEAKSALQKAVGEEAQLNSEIGLLEQELQFAKERDQHIETLVDILRQNVTQAISAKSTLIQNKNDQADLVTSLSQTLNNTVDMINHLSQENNQLREKKDQIDAACQSLKETKQHLEQKRGALTTQRAKLSTSVEQVTEEKDRLLLSIETLNMDLDQIEFNLRKAKQELSTCDRLSDIEWVF; encoded by the exons ATGTTCGGGCTGTTGCTATTCTCCTTCTGCGTCGCTGGGTGGGCGGCCTCTACGCCCACGGGAGATGCCACTTCCGAGACGCCCTACGCCCACGAGAGGTGCCCTTGCGTCGTCCTTCGTCAGGAGGATTTCGCTCACTTGCTCGCCGACTTCAGGAACATCTCTGAAG GTGATACTACAATGATGGCACAAATGGAACAGCTGTCCCAGACGCAGAAAACGCAGACTCTGCAACTAAATCATA GTCTGCATGAGGTCACGCCCGGCATGCAGCGCCTTTCGGAGGTCCTCTCTCCCTTGCTGCAGGAGGACAGCATCTTCGGCAGAG AAATCCGTAGCTGCACAAACATCAGCGAAGTTTTGCAGGCAAGGACAAGCCTCAACGAGAACCAAATCCGGGAACAGCAAGAAGCGAACACCCAGCTGAAAGCAAAGcgcagggagatggaggagagaatcCGCCAGGCAAGGATCACCAAGCAACAGTTGCAAGAAAAGCTCCTCCAACTGCAGATGGAGGAGCTGCAATTGAAACACGAGGAAGTGCAGGCCAAGACGAAGAGCCTGGAAGCCAAGTCCGCACTTCAGAAGGCAGTAGGAGAGGAAGCCCAACTGAACAGCGAGATTGGTCTGCTCGAGCAAGAGCTTCAATTTGCCAAGGAACGAGACCAACACATTGAAACCCTAGTTGATATTCTTAGGCAAAATGTTACGCAGGCTATCAGTGCTAAAAGCACTTTAATACAGAATAAAAACGACCAAGCGGATTTGGTAACCTCCCTGAGTCAGACACTAAATAACACAGTAGACATGATAAATCACTTATCGCAAGAAAATAAccaactgagagagaaaaaagaccaaaTCGACGCAGCCTGTCAGAGCCTCAAGGAAACGAAACAACACTTGGAACAAAAGCGAGGCGCTCTTACCACTCAAAGAGCAAAATTGAGCACCAGTGTAGAACAAGTGACGGAAGAGAAGGATCGACTTCTGTTAAGTATTGAAACACTCAACATGGATCTGGACCAAATTGAATTTAACCTCAGGAAAGCAAAGCAGGAGCTTTCTACCTGTGATCGCTTGAGTGATATCGAATgggtattttga
- the LOC119599100 gene encoding myosin-6-like — translation MLGLALLSFCAVGWAAAAPHDEDLRASVVFNQLAIAQVLENLGNISSGDAAVTTQLAHLSQSQKAQMQQISDGKQTRRIIQRLGKILDELMLRILSKVSDLCTFMPSELVEKVKAQENEMLELLQRKNQTAAVIRQLEEQSLQLQNEVDLKLQESQQKEDLIAQLDASIQKVKDENLQLLAKGNGIEAEEASLQEKIQALKDQVTGRKTMYSQKQATKTQLDQQLAELESNENEIRQELAQLDEEIRQLQQKKTEVEGEHEAQLETNTNLKETKENGLTTSGSLQAAVEELNGRARNLESQNESLKRQKKSAEDELGRLRKHFLLPTEIRSCTNISEALQARTKLNENQIREQKEANAQLEAKRREMEERISQTRITKQQVQEQFLRLQSEELQRKQEEVQVKTENLEAKSRLQRIEGEKIQMRNEIAKLEQDLQLVNDRIQHTETLIPSLRQKIDLVTSALIQTKNEKVDVRTSISQSVNEIEEMIKRVTAENSHLQEEIEHSKADDQRNTETKTQLEQKINALNTQKAELGRNLEQVKTQKSQVSKSISSVQKEIKDIETYFSVSEPRLRKQCGP, via the exons ATGCTGGGCTTGGCACTGCTGTCGTTCTGCGCCGTCGGGTGGGCGGCCGCCGCGCCCCACGACGAGGATCTGCGCGCCAGCGTCGTCTTCAACCAGCTGGCGATCGCCCAGGTGCTCGAGAACCTCGGCAACATCTCTAGTG GCGACGCCGCAGTGACGACGCAGCTGGCGCACTTATCCCAGAGCCAGAAGGCGCAAATGCAGCAGATCAGCGACGGTAAGCAAACTCGACGTATTATTCAACGACTAGGTAAAATATTGGACGAGTTAATGCTGCGAATTCTATCGAAAGTATCCGACCTAT GTACTTTCATGCCAAGTGAGTTAGTGGAAAAAGTTAAAGCACAAGAGAACGAAATGCTAGAACTGTTGCAAAGGAAAAACCAAACTGCAGCTGTCATTCGACAGCTTGAGGAGCAGAGTCTGCAACTTCAAAATGAGGTCGACCTCAAACTTCAAGAGAGTCAGCAAAAGGAGGACTTAATTGCACAACTTGACGCCAGCATTCAGAAAGTGAAAGATGAAAACCTGCAGCTTTTGGCCAAAGGCAATGGCATAGAAGCAGAAGAGGCCTCCCTTCAAGAAAAGATACAGGCACTGAAAGACCAAGTGACGGGGAGGAAAACAATGTACAGTCAGAAACAGGCAACCAAGACCCAGCTAGATCAACAGCTCGCAGAGTTAGAGAGTAATGAGAACGAAATCCGACAGGAATTGGCCCAACTGGACGAGGAAATCAGGCAGCTTCAGCAGAAGAAGACGGAAGTCGAGGGAGAACATGAAGCTCAGCTAGAAACGAACACAAACTTGAAGGAAACTAAAGAGAATGGCCTGACAACGAGTGGTAGTCTCCAGGCAGCAGTTGAGGAGTTGAATGGGAGAGCCAGAAATCTAGAAAGCCAGAATGAATCactgaaaagacaaaagaagtCAGCCGAAGATGAGCTGGGAAGACTTAGA AAGCATTTTCTACTCCCAACAGAAATCCGTAGCTGCACAAACATCAGCGAAGCTTTGCAGGCAAGGACAAAACTCAACGAGAACCAAATCCGGGAACAGAAAGAAGCGAACGCCCAGCTGGAGGCAAAAcgcagggagatggaggagagaatcAGCCAGACAAGGATCACCAAGCAACAGGTGCAAGAACAGTTCCTTCGACTGCAGTCAGAGGAGCTACAACGGAAACAGGAGGAAGTGCAGGTCAAGACGGAGAACCTCGAAGCCAAATCCAGACTTCAaagaatagaaggagagaaaatccAAATGAGAAACGAAATCGCGAAACTCGAGCAGGACCTTCAACTTGTCAATGACCGAATCCAACACACTGAAACATTGATTCCTTCCCTTAGACAAAAGATTGATTTGGTCACCAGTGCCTTAATACAGACAAAAAACGAAAAGGTGGATGTGAGAACCTCTATATCACAAAGTGTAAATGAAATTGAGGAAATGATTAAACGTGTCACTGCTGAAAATAGCCATCTACAGGAAGAGATTGAACACAGCAAGGCAGATGACCAGAGgaacacagaaacaaagacgcagctcgaacaaaaaataaatgcactGAACACCCAAAAAGCAGAACTGGGAAGAAACTTGGAACAagtcaaaacacaaaaaagtcaGGTTTCAAAATCCATTTCGAGTGTTCAGAAAGAAATTAAAGACATTGAAACGTATTTCAGTGTTTCAGAACCGCGACTGCGTAAACAGTGTGGACCTTGA
- the LOC119599282 gene encoding protein Hook homolog 1-like isoform X4 — translation MFGLLLFSFCVAGWAASTPTGDATSETPYAHERCPCVVLRQEDFAHLLADFRNISEGLHEVTPGMQRLSEVLSPLLQEDSIFGREIRSCTNISEVLQARTSLNENQIREQQEANTQLKAKRREMEERIRQARITKQQLQEKLLQLQMEELQLKHEEVQAKTKSLEAKSALQKAVGEEAQLNSEIGLLEQELQFAKERDQHIETLVDILRQNVTQAISAKSTLIQNKNDQADLVTSLSQTLNNTVDMINHLSQENNQLREKKDQIDAACQSLKETKQHLEQKRGALTTQRAKLSTSVEQVTEEKDRLLLSIETLNMDLDQIEFNLRKAKQELSTCDRLSDIEWVF, via the exons ATGTTCGGGCTGTTGCTATTCTCCTTCTGCGTCGCTGGGTGGGCGGCCTCTACGCCCACGGGAGATGCCACTTCCGAGACGCCCTACGCCCACGAGAGGTGCCCTTGCGTCGTCCTTCGTCAGGAGGATTTCGCTCACTTGCTCGCCGACTTCAGGAACATCTCTGAAG GTCTGCATGAGGTCACGCCCGGCATGCAGCGCCTTTCGGAGGTCCTCTCTCCCTTGCTGCAGGAGGACAGCATCTTCGGCAGAG AAATCCGTAGCTGCACAAACATCAGCGAAGTTTTGCAGGCAAGGACAAGCCTCAACGAGAACCAAATCCGGGAACAGCAAGAAGCGAACACCCAGCTGAAAGCAAAGcgcagggagatggaggagagaatcCGCCAGGCAAGGATCACCAAGCAACAGTTGCAAGAAAAGCTCCTCCAACTGCAGATGGAGGAGCTGCAATTGAAACACGAGGAAGTGCAGGCCAAGACGAAGAGCCTGGAAGCCAAGTCCGCACTTCAGAAGGCAGTAGGAGAGGAAGCCCAACTGAACAGCGAGATTGGTCTGCTCGAGCAAGAGCTTCAATTTGCCAAGGAACGAGACCAACACATTGAAACCCTAGTTGATATTCTTAGGCAAAATGTTACGCAGGCTATCAGTGCTAAAAGCACTTTAATACAGAATAAAAACGACCAAGCGGATTTGGTAACCTCCCTGAGTCAGACACTAAATAACACAGTAGACATGATAAATCACTTATCGCAAGAAAATAAccaactgagagagaaaaaagaccaaaTCGACGCAGCCTGTCAGAGCCTCAAGGAAACGAAACAACACTTGGAACAAAAGCGAGGCGCTCTTACCACTCAAAGAGCAAAATTGAGCACCAGTGTAGAACAAGTGACGGAAGAGAAGGATCGACTTCTGTTAAGTATTGAAACACTCAACATGGATCTGGACCAAATTGAATTTAACCTCAGGAAAGCAAAGCAGGAGCTTTCTACCTGTGATCGCTTGAGTGATATCGAATgggtattttga